From Epinephelus lanceolatus isolate andai-2023 chromosome 2, ASM4190304v1, whole genome shotgun sequence, one genomic window encodes:
- the psmb1 gene encoding proteasome subunit beta type-1 produces the protein MLSSHTFGDPGKMKEYHYTGPVEHRFSPYAFNGGTVLAVAGEDFAIVASDTRLSEGYSIHSRDSPKCYKLTDTTVIGCSGFHGDCLTLTKIIDARLKMYKHSNNKTMTCGAIAAMLSTILYGRRFFPYYVYNIIGGLDEEGKGAVYSFDPVGSYQRDTYKAGGSASAMLQPLLDNQIGFKNMEGVQHVPLTQDKAVQLVKDVFISAAERDVYTGDALRICIINKEGISEQTLPLRKD, from the exons ATGCTGTCCTCTCATACGTTTGGAGACCCGGGCAAAATGAAAGAGTATCATTATACTGGCCCAGTAGAGCACCGGTTCTCACCGTACGCTTTCAACGGAGG AACCGTACTAGCTGTCGCTGGAGAAGACTTCGCCATCGTAGCCTCAGACACCAGGCTGAGTGAAGGCTACTCAATCCACAGCCGCGACTCGCCAAAATGCTACAAGCT GACAGACACAACCGTCATTGGCTGCAGTGGTTTCCATGGAGACTGCTTGACTCTGACTAAAATCATTGATGCCAGACTAAAG ATGTACAAacattcaaacaataaaacaatgacCTGTGGCGCCATCGCAGCCATGTTGTCCACCATCCTGTATGGCAGGAGGTTCTTTCCCTACTATGTCTACAACATCATCGGAGGTCTGGATGAAGAGG GCAAGGGAGCAGTGTACAGTTTTGACCCAGTGGGCTCCTACCAGAGAGACACCTACAAGGCCGGAGGGTCAGCAAGTGCCATGCTACAGCCACTGCTGGACAATCAG ATTGGTTTCAAGAACATGGAGGGTGTGCAGCACGTTCCCCTGACTCAGGACAAGGCAGTTCAGCTGGTCAAAGATGTCTTCATCTCAGCTGCTGAGAGAGATGTCTACACCGGAGATGCCCTTCGGATCTGCATCATCAACAAGGAGGGCATCAGTGAGCAGACTTTACCATTGAGGAAAGACTGA